The region GGAGCAAATCAGTGGAGAATAACGGAGTCGAACCGTTGACCTCCTGCGTGCAAGGCAGGCGCTCTAGCCAGCTGAGCTAATCCCCCATTTCTTTAGTGATGAGTTATTAGTTATGAGTTATGAATTATTGCTCATAAGGTCTCAACCCCTAAAATTTCCTTTTAATTAAGTCAAATAGTAGTCCCGGGCAGACTCGAACTGCCGACCCCTACATTATCAGTGTAGTACTCTAACCAGCTGAGCTACGAGACTCTGTTTTACTTAATTGTTTATCATTTTTTAAATCAACAGCAAGAGTAATACAATCTAAAATTCCAAACCTGTAGAGTGGCATCTTGTTTCCCATTCGTGCCCTGAGGCTAACAAAATGGGCTCTAGAAAGGAGGTGTTCCAGCCGCACCTTCCGGTACGGCTACCTTGTTACGACTTAGCCCTAGTTACCAGTTTTACCCTAGGCAGCTCCTTGCGGTCACCGACTTCAGGCACCCCCAGCTTCCATGGCTTGACGGGCGGTGTGTACAAGGCCCGGGAACGTATTCACCGGATCATGGCTGATATCCGATTACTAGCGATTCCAGCTTCACGGAGTCGAGTTGCAGACTCCGATCCGAACTGTGACCGGCTTTATAGATTCGCTCCCCCTCGCGAGGTGGCTGCTCTCTGTACCGGCCATTGTAGCACGTGTGTAGCCCAAGGCGTAAGGGCCGTGATGATTTGACGTCATCCCCACCTTCCTCACAGTTTGCACTGGCAGTCTTGTTAGAGTTCCCGACACTACTCGCTGGCAACTAACAACAGGGGTTGCGCTCGTTATAGGACTTAACCTGACACCTCACGGCACGAGCTGACGACAACCATGCAGCACCTTGTAAACTGTCTTGCGAAAGATCTGTTTCCAAATCGGTCAGTCTGCATTTAAGCCTTGGTAAGGTTCCTCGCGTATCATCGAATTAAACCACATGCTCCACCGCTTGTGCGGGCCCCCGTCAATTCCTTTGAGTTTCAAACTTGCGTTCGTACTCCCCAGGTGGGATACTTATCACTTTCGCTTAGCCACTGAAGTTGCCCCCAACAGCTAGTATCCATCGTTTACGGCGTGGACTACCAGGGTATCTAATCCTGTTCGCTACCCACGCTTTCGTCCATCAGCGTCAATCAACCAGTAGTAACCTGCCTTCGCAATTGGTATTCCATGTAATCTCTAAGCATTTCACCGCTACACTACATATTCTAGTTACTTCCTGGTAATTCAAGTCCTGCAGTATCAATGGCCGTTCCATCGTTGAGCGATGGGCTTTCACCACTGACTTACAGGACCGCCTACGGACCCTTTAAACCCAATGATTCCGGATAACGCTTGGATCCTCCGTATTACCGCGGCTGCTGGCACGGAGTTAGCCGATCCTTATTCTTACGATACCGTCAAGCTCCTTCACGAAGGAGTGTTTCTTCTCGTACAAAAGCAGTTTACAATCCATAGGACCGTCATCCTGCACGCGGCATGGCTGGTTCAGGCTTGCGCCCATTGACCAATATTCCTCACTGCTGCCTCCCGTAGGAGTCTGGTCCGTGTCTCAGTACCAGTGTGGGGGATCTCCCTCTCAGGACCCCTACCCATCGTTGCCTTGGTAAGCCGTTACCTTACCAACTAGCTAATGGGACGCATGCTCATCTTTCACCGTTGTGACTTTAATTATAAAGTGATGCCACCCTATAATACCATGAGGTATTAATCCAAATTTCTCTGGGCTATCCCTCTGTGAAAGGTAGATTGCATACGCGTTACGCACCCGTGCGCCGGTCTCTATCTCCGAAGAAATATACCCCTCGACTTGCATGTGTTAAGCCTGCCGCTAGCGTTCATCCTGAGCCAGGATCAAACTCTTCATCGTATATTTTAATATTATATAGTCGATGCCTTATTCCAGTCGGTTTGTCTCGAATCTCTCGATTCTATTACTCTTATTCTATTTTGTCTCGTCTTGTGACGAGACGGCTGTCAATTCAATATGTCTACGAACGTAATTTTGTTTCCTTCGCTTGTTTCTCAAAGCGGGTGCAAAACTAGAAATTCTTTTTGTTTCCTGCAAGAAAAATTTAAAAAAAATTGAAACTTTTTTTTTCGTTTCACTTTTTCAACCTTTCCTTCCAATCCCTCAATGAACTTCCCGTATTTGCGGGGTGCAAATGTAAAAGCATTTTTCAAATCTCACAAGCTTTTCCGAATCTTTTTTTTGAAAATTTCTTTTCTCTCGATCCCTCTTTCCTGTCAGTATTTCTGTGAACGTTTTTCGTTGTTGCGGGTGCAAAAGTAGCACCTTTTTCCGCTTTCGCAAGCTTTTTACCGAACTATTTTTAATCTTTTTTAGACTTATTTCTTAACTTACTCATAACCCCTACTTTACAAAACAAAATTTCCCAACAACAAGTAGGATTTTTCCTCTTTAAGCCATTGATTTGATACTTATTGCCCTTTTCGGATTTCTGTTTTTATGGAATTTTCAAACTTTGATACCGCTTTTTGAAGATAAACCTTCTTATGAAAACGGCTCCACTAGCCCCGATAGAAGCGGAAATCCTTTTTGTGGTGGGGTTCACCACAAAAAGATTGAAGCGGATAGCGGGAAATTGCTACTCAAAATTTAAATCCCAAATCCTGAAACTCCAAATTCCAAATTCCAAATTCCAATCTACAAGGTCTCAAATCCCATCTGTCTTTCATGTCCTTTATACGCATTAGACGCACTGCGGTGCGTCTCTACCGAAAATTGGAATTACACTATTATATATACGTATAAAAAACAAACCCGACAGGTTTTGAAAATCTGGCGGGCTGATATTATTATATTAGTAGAAACTACTTTTTATTTAACTCTTTTGCTCTTTCCTGCCATTTACTAGATAAATCATCATAATCCAGAGGATTTGCCGGTTTTTGATTTGACAATCTTCCTGATTCAAATGCGCGAACTAATATTGTTTCTATTAAATAATCTTCATTTACATCGTACGGTTTGTATTCTGTTTTTAAACTTATATCAAATAAATTAGCGGTTGTATTAGAGACAAAAGCCTTAAATCCGCTTTTTAAAGTTTTGATGAGTTCATAAGTTGTAATACCTGTTTGGCGATGAATCAATTTTACGAGAATCTGACCTTGCTTTCTGGAAAGCTTTTTAAGTCTTTCTTCAAATTCGTTATTTAGATAGTCTTCCACAATTTTAAAATATTTTTTCTTTTCACGACTTGTTTTTAAACGAGCCATTCCGTTGTTCAATGCAGTTAATCTATCTGACGCTAATCTGGCATACGGATAAACTTTATAGACTCTGTTTTGAAGAATCTGAAATTGTTTCATTTCTTCGGCACTCATCTTCTCGCCTTTCGAAATAATTATTTCCGGTAATTGAATAGTATCATTTAAAATAGAGTCCTTTTCAGTTAATATATACCCCATTTGTTCATTCTCTTTTGAAGTAACTTGAGCTTGGCTTGTAAAAGTGAACAGTAAAAGAAATAATATAAGGTTGGTTAGTTTCATTGAATCATAATTTAAATGTAAAATTATATATTTATACACAACTCTAATACCAAATTTATATTTTAGCAAAAAAATATTTTTATGAGCACGAAATCTATCTTAAAAGATACTTCAATAGCATTCCTGGAAAGCTACCTAAATAACGCCTCTCCTACCGGCTACGAAAGTGAAGGGCAAAAACTTTGGATGAACTATTTAAAACCGTATGTCGACACTTTTGTAACAGATACTTACGGAACAGCTGTAGGTGTAATTAATCCTGACGCTCCTTATAAAGTAGTCATTGAAGGCCATGCCGATGAAATTTCGTGGTATGTAAACTATATTACAGAAGATGGTCTTATATATGTGATTAGAAACGGAGGTTCTGATCATCAGATTGCTCCTTCTAAAAGAGTTAATATTCACACAAAAAACGGAATTGTCAAAGGTGTTTTCGGATGGCCGGCAATTCATACTCGTCTGCGCGATAAAGAAGAAGTTCCCAAACTAAGCAATATCTTTATTGATTTAGGATGTGAAAATAAAGAGCAGGTTGAAGCTTTAGGTGTTCATGTGGGATGTGTAATTACTTATCCTGATGAGTTCATGATCTTAAACGAAAATAAATTTGTTTGCCGTGCTATCGATAATAGAATGGGAGGATTTATGATTGCTGAAGTTGCTCGTTTATTACACGAAAATAAAAAGAAGCTTCCTTTTGGTTTATATATCGTCAATTCAGTTCAGGAAGAAATTGGTCTTCGTGGTGCAGAAATGATTGCACAAAGGATAAAACCAAATGTTGCTATTGTAACAGATGTGTGTCACGACACTACTACTCCAATGATAGACAAAAAAGTGGAAGGGGATTTAAAAATGGGCAAAGGACCTGTTATTGGCTATTCTCCTGCAATTCAGAATAAATTACGTGATTTAATTGTAGATACCGCTGCTGAAAAGAATATTCCGTTTCAAAGACACGCCACTTCTCGTGCAACAGGAACAGATACAGATGCCTTTGCTTATAGTAATGGCGGTGTACCTTCTGCATTAATCTCACTGCCTCTTCGTTATATGCATACAACAGTTGAAATGGTTCATAGAGATGATGTGGAAAATGTTATTAAATTGATTTACGAATCTTTACTAAAAATTGAAAACAACGAGACATTCTCTTATTTCAAATAAATACATTCTATAAATGTAAATCTGACTGATCCTAATCAGTCAGATTTACTAAAAATCAGCAGAAATGAAAATATTACTACTCGAAGACGATTTTACTTTATCTAAAGAAATCTCTACATTCTTTACTTCAAAGAGTTTCGAGTGTATTCCATATTATGATGGCTCTTTACTACTTAAAAAATACTTTCCTTACGAATATGATTTGATTGTTCTTGATATTAATGTTCCCGGAGCAAATGGAATTGAGGTTTGCAAAGGTATTCGGGAAACGGATAAAAAAACACCTATAATTATGCTGACTGCTTTCAGTGAAATCGAAGATAAACTATCTTCTTTTGACAGTGGCGCAGATGATTATTTAGTAAAACCATTTCATTTTGACGAACTTTATGCCAGAGTACAATCTTTATTGAGAAGAAAAGATGTTCCTCAAGTAGTTGAAAATAAAATTCTCATTAATGATCTTGAAATTCTTGAAGATGAAATGCAGGTTTTCAGATCTGGAGAAGAAATTAAACTTACTCCAAAAGAATTTAAACTGATTTTAATTTTGGCTCACGCAAAAGGAAAAGTCTTATCAAAACAATTTATTGCCGAAAAACTTTGGGATTATCATATAGAAACCAATCAAAACACTATTGAAGTTTATATTAATTTTCTAAGAAAAAAAATAGACAAAGACCATGAAACCAAACTAATCCGTACAAAAGTTGGTTATGGCTATTACCTAAGCGATCAGGAATGACATTAAAAAATCGGATATCACTATTAGTCAGTTTACTGTTTACCATCCTTTTTGGATTGGCTTCTACGGTGATATTCATTTTGTATTCTAATTATCGAAAAGAAGAATTTCGCGATCGATTAGAAATTAAAGCCTTATCTAATATCAAACTATTGGTTAATGTTAAGCAGGTCGATAATCAGCTTTTAAAAATAATTGATCAAAACTCGATTAATAAATTGTACGATGAAAAAACACTGGTTTTTGATTCTAATTTTAAATTGATTTACAGCAGTATTGATGACGCAAAAATTAATTGGTCTATTGATGATTTAAAGTATCTTAAAAAGAATAAGACCTTTTTTAAACAACAGGGAGATTATGAAGTTTACGGCGTTTTTTATGACACAAACGATAAAGATTTCTATGCATTAATTTCTGCAACAGATGATTACGGAAAAAAGAAATTACTCTTTTTACGGTACACTTTGATTATATCTTACATTTTCTTTACTTGTCTGTGCTGGGTTATTACTTCTTTTACTATAAAAAAAGCGATGAGCCCTTTAAATGCTTTTCATCAGAAAATAAAAAAAATCAATGAAAACAATCTTGACACAAGAATTGAATCTAAAAGCAGTAAAGACGAAATTGACTTAATTGCTCATGAGTTTAATTTTATGATGGATCGTATTGAACTTTCTTATCAAAGACAAAAAGAATTCACCGCACATGCTTCTCACGAATTAAGAACACCTCTTTCGAGAATGACTTCTCAGATTGAAAATGCTATTGCTGATCCTGATGCTAAACCTAAAAATAAATCTTTCTTAAATGCTATATTAACTGATGTTAATCATTTAGGGGAATTAATCAATTCTTTGCTGATACTTTCTAAAATTGATAATCGGGAAGTTGACCATCATGAAGTACAAAGAATAGATGAAATTTTATTTTCTTCAATAGAAAAAATAAATAAGTCTTTTCCAGATTTTGTCATTCTCTTTGAAATGGAAGAAAGCGATGATCTTGATACCGCACTAGAAATTAAAGGAAATAGAAATCTTTTAGAAATAGCTTTAGGCAATATTCTAAAAAATGCCTGTGTTTACTCAGATAACAAGCAAGCTAAAGTAAAAATAAGCACAGATCATTATCATTTAATTGTATCTGTTTCCAATAGTGGAGACACATTAAGCGAAGAAGAACAAAAAAA is a window of Flavobacterium crocinum DNA encoding:
- a CDS encoding DUF4294 domain-containing protein — encoded protein: MKLTNLILFLLLFTFTSQAQVTSKENEQMGYILTEKDSILNDTIQLPEIIISKGEKMSAEEMKQFQILQNRVYKVYPYARLASDRLTALNNGMARLKTSREKKKYFKIVEDYLNNEFEERLKKLSRKQGQILVKLIHRQTGITTYELIKTLKSGFKAFVSNTTANLFDISLKTEYKPYDVNEDYLIETILVRAFESGRLSNQKPANPLDYDDLSSKWQERAKELNKK
- a CDS encoding M42 family metallopeptidase; translation: MSTKSILKDTSIAFLESYLNNASPTGYESEGQKLWMNYLKPYVDTFVTDTYGTAVGVINPDAPYKVVIEGHADEISWYVNYITEDGLIYVIRNGGSDHQIAPSKRVNIHTKNGIVKGVFGWPAIHTRLRDKEEVPKLSNIFIDLGCENKEQVEALGVHVGCVITYPDEFMILNENKFVCRAIDNRMGGFMIAEVARLLHENKKKLPFGLYIVNSVQEEIGLRGAEMIAQRIKPNVAIVTDVCHDTTTPMIDKKVEGDLKMGKGPVIGYSPAIQNKLRDLIVDTAAEKNIPFQRHATSRATGTDTDAFAYSNGGVPSALISLPLRYMHTTVEMVHRDDVENVIKLIYESLLKIENNETFSYFK
- a CDS encoding response regulator transcription factor, with product MKILLLEDDFTLSKEISTFFTSKSFECIPYYDGSLLLKKYFPYEYDLIVLDINVPGANGIEVCKGIRETDKKTPIIMLTAFSEIEDKLSSFDSGADDYLVKPFHFDELYARVQSLLRRKDVPQVVENKILINDLEILEDEMQVFRSGEEIKLTPKEFKLILILAHAKGKVLSKQFIAEKLWDYHIETNQNTIEVYINFLRKKIDKDHETKLIRTKVGYGYYLSDQE
- a CDS encoding HAMP domain-containing sensor histidine kinase, yielding MTLKNRISLLVSLLFTILFGLASTVIFILYSNYRKEEFRDRLEIKALSNIKLLVNVKQVDNQLLKIIDQNSINKLYDEKTLVFDSNFKLIYSSIDDAKINWSIDDLKYLKKNKTFFKQQGDYEVYGVFYDTNDKDFYALISATDDYGKKKLLFLRYTLIISYIFFTCLCWVITSFTIKKAMSPLNAFHQKIKKINENNLDTRIESKSSKDEIDLIAHEFNFMMDRIELSYQRQKEFTAHASHELRTPLSRMTSQIENAIADPDAKPKNKSFLNAILTDVNHLGELINSLLILSKIDNREVDHHEVQRIDEILFSSIEKINKSFPDFVILFEMEESDDLDTALEIKGNRNLLEIALGNILKNACVYSDNKQAKVKISTDHYHLIVSVSNSGDTLSEEEQKNLFQPFMRGKNAKGTSGFGLGLRIVQRILTLHKANITYSIPEINTNLFQLFFNL